The sequence TGTAAGGCAAGCAATCCAGAAAGCGCGGATTGAGAAGAAGATGAGCCAAGCTGATCTAGCGAAGAAGATTAATGAAAGGACGCAGGTGGTTGCCGAGTATGAGAATGGTAAGGCAGTGCCTAATCAACTAGTGTTGGGGAAAATGGAGAAAGTTCTTGGTGTTAAACTTAGAGGTAAAATTCACAAGTCATGAAGagtatgatttttaatttgtgtGGAAATGGAAAGGCcatagttgttgttgttcttgtatAGATTTAAGAGAATAAATAGTTATATGttaattgtttgattttgtGTACATCATATAGTgcaaataataaaatgataaaagagtATTATTCCACAATCGTGATCTCATACGAATGGCTACTTAGCATGACTTACATTAATTTCAGTTTGTTTATCaacttcttttctttacttctttGCAGAACTCTTTATTTTCGTGAAAAAGCAGTCAAAATTGTACCAATAAAACTAAAATGGACGAACGCACTAAAATGTCCATTTATGTTGATCAATTTGATTAAAACGAGagagaagattaaaaaaaataagttcagcaaagagtttaaaatatcattaaaatattgaaaatgctataaaattattcttcattCATCACTTCAAAATTCCCTTCAtttttgattgaaaaaaaagGGTCTCATAAAATCAAAGAGAAGAATACGCGGCTCTGTATTTGTTTGTAAACTCTCGTGGGAATAATCTAGATTAAGATAGTAAGTAAAAGGCATAAGACATAAATTCATATACATATTCGTTAACTTAACTATGTACCTCTAGTTTTAGATGTGTACCTTAAATTTGtgtaaaattaaacaaatagtaACGTGACAATAgaaattattatattcattttcatCTTAGTGCAATTAGTTCTTAGCTTGTCATATAATCGACACAGAACTTCAGTTACCTGTTCTAATGTTGCACATTTTGTAACTCTATCGACCATCATAAAGGGCGAGAAAAAAATGGTATTTCTTGTTTCATCACTCTTTGATGATACATTCATCTTCTAGTGATAAATATATATGCCTCCTAATATTTCAGAACCAACTTGTGAATCCCTCTTAttctcttcttgttcttcttgttgttgttcttcttcttttccctCCCTTTTGCTGCTACCACCATGGCTACTCCCTTTACGCGACGAAGATTTAATGTCAGTTATTCCTTCTTCATCCGGAACCAACTGgctcattttcttgatttctttatCTTTTCCCCACAAGACAATGTATAGTCCACACACTATGATGACTGATCCCATGATGCTGCAGTAAACACAAACATGTTAAAACTAGTCTATTacattttcactttttttgtgttttttggcTGACTGAAAGGGAGAAATGACATACGTTCCGAGGACCAACTTTTCTcccaagaacaagtatccagCAATTGCCACCATCACAAGCATCAAAGGGTTAAAAATGGATGCATATACGGGGCCTTTCATCCGGACAACCCATGCAAGGATGGTAAACAGTACTCCAGAACAAAAAACCCCCTGAAACACAACTTCAACACTATATGAGATCGATCGATGATCATCCTTTACACTTCAATTAAGAAATGATGATCTATTATTTCTCATTACCGTATATGCTGCAGCAGCAAGTCTGATGTTCCACCCTAATTTCCATTGATTCCAATCTCTTTCCACAAGTACTGCAACAACAAAACATTGAACTGCTGCCATTACATTCAGTAGAGCGGTGAATGAGTAAGGACATGGATATCGTTTAGCCGCTTTAGCCTGTACATAAACAAACACATAGATTGGTAAAAATAGACAATACATTCACAATTTCTGATATTTTGCTGAATTACAACATCCCTCCCTCCTcctcctatatatatatatatatactgttGCACCAGCACACAACTTATCCCTAATGCTAAATCAACATCCCTAACTTTGATAAGTTACAAAATGCTTTTTAAAACTACATATTAAACACGAAATGAGATACTCCCAAAGCATCACTTATAACTCACCTGAACAATCAACAATAGTGCATAGCAAGTACAACCAGCTATGGCAAGAATAGCACCTATTAAAGGTTTATTTTCCACCTTATGTTTTGTGGAATGCAACAAGTTTATGTGTGTGCTCCCCATATTTATCTCTGGCCCTTTGTAGAGTGATAGGAGCATCGCTCCGCTGATGCAAATGATTGTCCCAAATACCTTTGCTTTACCTGCTGCTGAATGCCAACCCAACCTCTCTAACCTGATCAATGCACAATAATACTGCCTCATTTGTTTGAAATTTAATGAAACT comes from Solanum pennellii chromosome 1, SPENNV200 and encodes:
- the LOC107014652 gene encoding WAT1-related protein At1g68170-like, with protein sequence MENLCNVLHGMRPLLLMIMGQMILTGMNIVFKLATSDGMNSSVLIFYRSLFASVFMIPLAFFIERGKRVKLTKMVVFQGFLCGLLGGSIGQNMYLQSLVYTSATFVSAMFNLIPAMTFIVAIILRLERLGWHSAAGKAKVFGTIICISGAMLLSLYKGPEINMGSTHINLLHSTKHKVENKPLIGAILAIAGCTCYALLLIVQAKAAKRYPCPYSFTALLNVMAAVQCFVVAVLVERDWNQWKLGWNIRLAAAAYTGVFCSGVLFTILAWVVRMKGPVYASIFNPLMLVMVAIAGYLFLGEKLVLGTIMGSVIIVCGLYIVLWGKDKEIKKMSQLVPDEEGITDIKSSSRKGSSHGGSSKREGKEEEQQQEEQEENKRDSQVGSEILGGIYIYH